The genomic segment AGACCAGCGAGCTGGTCACCACGTTATCTAGGAACGCGCGGTCGTGCGATACCAGCAGCAGGGTGCCGTCGTAGTTCATCAGCCGTTCCTCGAGCAGTTCGAGGGTCTCGACGTCCAGGTCGTTGGTCGGCTCGTCCATGATCAGCAGGTTGGCCGGCCGGGTGAACAGCTTGGCCAGCAATAGTCGATTGCGTTCGCCGCCGGACAGCACGTGGGTCGGGCTGCGAGCACGCTTGGGCGAAAACAGGAAATCGCCCAGATAGCTCATCACATGCCGATCCTGGCCGTTGATGGTGATCGATAACCGCCCCTGGGCGACGTTGTCGAGCACGCTGATGGAATCGTCGAGCGCGGCCCGGTGCTGATCGAAATGTGCGATGTCGAGGTTGGTGCCCAGCTTGATATGACCCGCATCCGGGGCGATCTGGCCCAGCAGCAGACGGATGAGCGTACTTTTGCCGCAGCCGTTGGGGCCGATGATGCCGACCTTGTCGCCACGCTGGATGATCGTCGACAGGTTGTTGACGATCGGCTTGTCGCCCCAGCGATAGGCCAGATTCTCGGCGACCAGCACGTGCTTGCCGGAGCGCGAGGCGTCCTGGGTGACGATATTGGCGGTGCCGCTACGCTCGCGGCGCTGGGCGCGTTCGGCACGCATGGCCTTGAGCGCGCGTACGCGGCCCTCGTTACGGGTACGTCGGGCCTTGATGCCCTGGCGGATCCATACCTCTTCCTGGGCCAGACGCTTGTCGAACAAAGCGTTGGTCTTCTCCTCGTCGGCCAGCATCTTCTCCTTGCCTTCGATGAAGCGTTCGTAGTTGCCGGGCCAGGACGTCAGCACGCCACGGTCCAGGTCGATGATGCGGGTGGCCAGATTGCGCAAGAAGGCGCGGTCATGGGTGATGAACAGCAGCGCACCCGGCCACGCCATGAGCATTTCCTCGAGCTGGGCGATGGCTGCAATATCCAGGTGGTTGGTCGGTTCGTCGAGCAGCAGCAGGTCCGGATCCTGGACCAGCGCCCGCGCCAGCAGCACGCGACGTTTCTGACCGCCCGACAGATCCTCGAACCGCCAGTCCGCGTCCAGATTCAGGCGCGACAGGGTCGATTCGACCTGAGGCGCGAGCGTCCAGCCGTCGGCTGCCTCGACGGCGGCCTGGGCCTTTGAAAACGCGTCCATGACGTCTTCGCCCGCCGACAATCGCGCGGCCAGTTCGTGAAAACGCGCCAGCGCAGCGCCTACGTCGCCCAGACCGCCGGCGACCACATCGAAGACCGCGCCGGCGGTCCCTGCCGGGACTTCCTGTTCCAGACGTGCCACGCGGACATCGGGTTTTTGTTCGCGCAGAACCTCGTCGGGCTCTATTTCGCTGGCAAGGATCCGCATGAGGGTCGATTTGCCGGTGCCGTTGCGGCCCACCAGCGCAACGCGTTCGCCGCGGTCGATGGCCAGTTCGGCGCCGTCGAGCAGCGGGTGGGTGCCATAGGCGAGTTTGAGATTACGCAGTTGAATGAGCATGGCGCCTGGGCATGGGAGTGGACGGATTCAGCGCAGGCATTGTACGCGCCGGCCGGGCCGGCGCGTGGACGATCGCACAGGCCGTCTGCCTGAGCGCCGGGTGGCCGGCCTGGCCGTGCCTGGGCCGAGCCGCGAATCACCGGCCTGGCTCTTCCCGGGCGGTGAAGGGGTAGGGCCGAACGGCGCGATCAGGGCATCGTGTCGTGCGCAACGACAGCGTTATCGCTCGGTCAGGCGCCCCGCGGCGTGACAGTCTGCCCGCGGGCCACGCACACGACGGGTCAGCGAGCGGCCATCGGCTCGGCGTCGCGTGAAACCGCTACAGGCCCTAGAATGCGCGGGATATGACCGATCCCACGACCTGGTTCGCCGCGCTGTCACCGTCGAGCCGTCTGTTGTTATCCGGTGTTGCCGCCGGGCTGGCCGGCCTGGGGCTGGGCGCGTTGATCGTTGGTCTGTGGGCGCGATCGACGCGGACCGGGCTGTTCGAACGGCTGTTCGCCGCTCGCCAGGCCCACGAATCCGCTGTGGCCGAGGCCCGCGAACTGCAGACGGCGCTTGCCGATGCGCGTGCCGACAAGGCGCGTCTGGAAACGCGTCTGGAATCGGAGCGTCGCCACGCCGAGGGCCGGCTGGCCGACCTGCGCGAGGCGCGCGAGGCGCTGACTCATCAATTCAAGACGCTCTCGCAGGAGATTCTGGAGGAGAAGAGTCAGCGCTTCACCGAACACAGCCGGGCCAGCCTCGAGCCATTGCTGACGCCGCTGCGCGAGCATATCGGGCGCTTCGAGAAGCAGGTGCGTGAAGCCTATGACGCCGAGAACCGGCAGCGTTCGGCGCTGGCCGAGCAGGTCCGTCAGCTCGAGGCGTCCAACCGGGCGATCGCAGAGGATGCCACCCAGCTGACCCACGCACTCAAGGGCGAGTCCAAGACCCAGGGCAACTGGGGCGAAATGATTCTCGAGACCGTGCTCGAGCGCTCGGGCCTTGTTCAAGGCGTGCAATACGTAACCCAGTTCGCAGCCACCGACGACAGCGGCCGGCGCCAGCTGCCCGACGCGGTGGTGCACCTGCCTGGCGAGCGCGATCTGGTGATCGATGCCAAGGTGTCGCTGACCGATTATCTGCGTGTTCACGAGGCCGGTGACCCGGCTGGCCGGCAGGCGGCACTCACCGCCCATATCGCCTCGGTCAGGCGTCATCTCAAACAGTTGTCGGCCAAGCGCTATCAGGGCATCGAATCGATCCGCTCGCTGGACTACGTGTTCATGTTCGTGCCCTCCGAAGCCGCCTATGTCGAGGCGATGCGCGCCGATGCAGACCTCCAGCGCGAAGCGCTGGCATTGAATATCGCACTGGTCTCGCCGGCGACACTGATGCCCATGTTGCGCACGGTCGAGAATCTGTGGCGGCTGGACCGCCAGGAAAAGAATGCCGAGAAGATTGCCGAGCGGGCCGGCCTGCTACACGACAAGTTCGTCGGTTTTCTGGCCGATCTGGACAAGGTCTCGCGCGGCCTGGATACCGTGACCCGTTCGTTCGGCGAGGCCCGCGGCAAGCTCGTCGACGGCCGCGGCAATCTCGTGCGACAGGCCGAGATGCTGCGCGAGATGGGCGCCAATACCGCCAAAACGATGCCCGATGACTGGCACGAGCGTGCCGCATTGGGCGAAGAGCGTTCGATGGCGCCAGGGCAGCCGGCCGGCCCGCGTGAGCCGGGCGCTGAGTCAAGCCGCCGCCCGTCATCCGCGCCGCCCTACAGCGAGAGTCGTTCATGAGCATATCCGTGACCCAACGTCTGGCCGCCCTGCGCGAATCGATCCCGCCGGTCTCGGTGGCCGAAGCCGCCCGACGGGTCGAGGCCGGAGCCTGGCTGATCGATATCCGCGAGGCCGACGAGATCGCCCAGGGCACCCCGACCGCCGCCCGGGCGCTCGGGCGGGGTTTTCTTGAGATGCGCCTGGAAAGCGAGGGCGTGGCGGCCGACGATACCTTGTTGTTGTTGTGTGCTTCAGGCTCGCGTTCGTTGCTGGCTGCCGAGCAGTTGCGCGGGCTGGGCTATACCGATGTGCACTCGGTCGACGGCGGCTTCGACGCCTGGAAGGACGCCGGACTGGCGTTCGTGACGCCCACCCTGCTCGATGGCGCCGATCGCGCCCGCTATGCGCGCCAGCTCACGCTGCCCGAGGTCGGCGAGGCCGGCCAGACGAAGCTGCGCGATGCCCGCGTGCTGATTGTCGGCGCCGGCGGGCTGGGCAGCCCGGCCGCGCTCTATCTGGCCGCGGCGGGCGTGGGACATCTGGCGATCGTCGATCACGACGTCGTCGACCGTTCCAATCTGCACCGCCAGATCCTGCACCGCGATGCCAGCGTGGGCCAGCCCAAGGTTCGCTCGGCGCTGGCCACCCTGACGGCGCTCAATCCGAGCATCGAGGTCGAGCCGATCCAGGCGCGCGTGGGCAGCGACAACGCCGCCGAGCTGGTGGCCGGTCACGATCTGGTCGTCGACGGCTCGGATAACTTCGCAGCCCGCTATGCGATCAACGATGCCTGCGTGGCCGCGCGCATCGCCCTGGTCTATGGGGCGGTCGAACGTTTTGCTGGCCAGGTCGGGGTGTTCCCGGCCGGCGGGCGGCCTTGCTATCGCTGTCTGTTCGCCAGCGCACCCCCGGCCGGGAGCGCGCCGACCTGTGCCGAGGCCGGCGTACTCGGCGTGGTCCCGGGCTTGGTGGGCACTCTGCAGGCGCTGGAGGCGATCAAGCAGATCATCGGTATGCCACAGACGCTCAGCGCGCGCGTGCTCACGCTGGACGTACGCAGCCAGCGCTGGCGCAGTCTCGAAGTGCCGGCCGATCCGTGTTGCGCCAGTTGTGGCGAGCGTGCGTGAGACGTTGGTCGGATGGTGGTCAAACCTTGACCATTGCTAGCATCAGGCGGATTTGACAAGCGATTGCCCGGGGACGCCATGCCAGCCTTTTTTCTGATCGTCATCGCTCTGGTGGCCTTCTATCTCGGTTACAAGTTCTATTCGCGCTATCTGGCCGAGAAGGTCTATGCGCTGGACCCGAACTTCGTCACGCCCGCCCACGAGTTGCGCGACGGCGTGGATTTCGTGCCCACCCACAAACACGTGCTGCTCGGTCACCACTTCACGTCGGTGGCGGGGGCGGCTCCCATCGTGGGCCCGGCGATCGCGGTCTACTGGGGCTGGCTGCCGGCGCTGACCTGGGTGGTGCTGGGCACCATCTTCGCGGCCGGCGTGCACGATTTCGGCTCGATCGTGGTGTCTGCCCGCAACCGTGGCCAGAACATCGGCACCCTGTCGGGCAAGGTCATCAGCGCTCGGGCAAGCACACTGTTCCTGCTGATCATCTTCTTCCTGCTGACGCTGGTGAACGCCGTGTTCGGCGTGGTCATGGCGATCCTGTTCATGAAAAACCCCGGGGCGGTGATCCCCGCGCTGATCGTCATCCCGATCGCGATCTTCATCGGTCAATGGGCCTATCGACTGGGCCGATCGATCATCATTCCCTCGATCGTGGGCCTGCTGATCCTGTATGTCGCGATCCCGGTGGGCCAGGCCTACCCGATTTATGTCGACGGCCTGGCCGAGGCTGTAGGGCTGTCGGTCCGCACGACCTGGATCATCCTGATCTTCGCCTATACGTGGATCGCCTCGCGCCTGCCGGTGTGGGTGCTGCTGCAGCCGCGTGACTACATCAATGGTCAGCAGCTGCTGGTGGCCCTGGTAGTGATCTTTGCCGGCGTGCTCGTCGGCTGGGACAAGATCACCGCACCGGCGGTCAACGATGTGGCGGCCGGCTCGCCGCACTGGTTCCCCTATCTGTTCATCACCGTCGCCTGCGGCGCGATTTCCGGCTTCCACAGCATGGTGGCGTCGGGCACGACGTCCAAGCAGCTGGGCAACGAAACCGAAGCACGGTTCGTCGGCTATGGCGGTGCGCTGGGCGAGGGGGCACTGGCGCTGGCCGCAATCCTGGCCTGTACCGCTGGTCTCGGTGCAGCGGGCGACTGGAACACCGCCTATGCCGATTTCGGCGCCGCGTCGGGCGGTGCACTCGGACATTTCGTCGACGGCACCGGACATTTTTTGAGCAATCTGGGTATTCCGGCGACTCTGGGAGCAACCTTCGCGGCGGTGGTGGTGATCACCTTCGCCGGTACCACGATGGATACCGGCGTGCGGCTGCAGCGCTATATTCTTGAAGAGATCAGTGAGCTGGCGGGTATCAAGGCGCTCGCCGGACGCGTGAACGTGCTGACCACGCTGGCCGTGCTGGTGCCGCTGGGGCTGGCCCTGGTGCCCGGCGGCGACGGCAAGGGCTTTGCCTTCGGCCGGCTGTGGACACTGTTCGGCACCACCAATCAGCTCACGGCCGGGCTGGCGCTGTCTGTGATCGGCGTCTGGGTGCTGGCCCGCAACCGCAATCCGCTCGCCGCGCTCATCCCGCTGGTGTTCCTGCTGGTCATGACCACCTGGGCGTTGATCCTCAACCTGTTCGATTTCTTCGCCAAGGGAGATTACCTCCTGTTGGTCATGGATGCGGCGATCTTCATACTGGCCGCCTGGCTTGCGGTCGAGGCGTTCACGGCGTTCAACCGGGAACGCCACAACGCCAGCCAGGCGCAGCCCGCCGAACGATGACGCCGCGGCCCCGGCCGGTCGCCCCGCCGTCGATAGGCGGGGCACGCGCCGTGGGCGCCCATCAGGTGCTGCTGGTACGCGAGCAGGATGGGCAGCACAGCGGCTCGGGTTGCTGCGGCCGGCTCGGCGGATGTCATACCGAACTGGGCGCGGCAGCGGATTTCAGCCACAGCCGTGCGCGCATGCTGCAGATCGGTGAGGTCTACCGCGCGTTGCGGGCGTGTCGGCCGGCACTGGATGTGGTCGTGGTCGATCCGCGCAACGTGGTCTGGCTTTACCCGACGGTCTGGCGCAGCGCGCGCCGTGACGGTCTGGGCCGCTGGGCGGCGCTGCGCTCGATGGCTCGTGCCGGCTCGCCCATGGCCGTGGTCGTCGATGGCGATACCTTGTTCGCTGGCCGTCTGCCGCCGACCGAGCAGGTCGTCGGGCGCATTCTCGAGCGGATCGATCGGCGTTTCGACGCCTGATGACCCGGCGTAGGCTGGGCCAGGCTCGTCCAAATACCACCCGTAATCGAGGTGCTTCATGAGCCGTGACAAGAGCGTCTGGCAACGTATCAACGACTACCACGACGAATTGTTCATGGCCCCTTGGCGGGCCGGTATCGCACGTCAGGCTCGCGCCGAAGAGGACGCGCTGGTTGCACTGTTGTTTCTCGAAGCGCTCGGAATTCCGGGCCCGGCAGACTACTACGCGCTGGAACTCTATCCCGATCTGATCGAGGCGTTTCATCGCTGGCATCAGCGCATGGGCATGGACACCTTCCCCGAAGCCGGCGTTTGCTGCTGAGCGGCGCGGTCACGACCGGTCTCCGTGCCGGCCGACACTTGTTTGCAATGGAGCCGCCCGATGGCGCATACGCACGCCCACGACGAGCCGACCCGTTTCTATCTGTTCGGTGGCAAGGGCGGGGTCGGCAAGACCACGCTCGCGGCAGCCAATGCATTGCGTCTGGCCGCTGGCGGCAGCCGAACGTTGCTGGTTTCTACCGATCCCGCCCATTCGGTGTCGGATCTGCTGGGCCGGCGCCTGGGCGCCGAACCGAGCGCAGCCGGCGAGCATCTCTGGGCGATGGAGATCGATCCCGAGGCGGATGCGCGTGATTATGTCGAAGGAATTCGCGAGGACGCGCGGGAGGCCGTCTCCAAGGCGGTGCTGCCGGCGCTGGATAGGCATCTGAAGCTGGCAGTACAGGCTCCGGGTACTGCCGAATCTGCTCTGTTCGACCGCTTCACCCGCATCATGACCTGGTGTCCAGAGCGTTTCGATGCGGTGGTCTTCGACACCGCCCCCAGTGGCCATACGCTACGCCTGCTGACGTTGCCGTCCATGCTCGGTGCCTGGGTCGAAGGTCTGGCCGGCCAGCGTGCCAAGGTCAACAAGCTCCAGGGCATGTGGCGCAACATGGCCGGGGTGTCCGAGCCCCAGCGCGAGGATCGTGTGTTGGCACGGTTGCGCCAGCGTGCCGATCGTTTTGCCACGGCGCGCCAGCGTCTGCATGCCGAAGCGGTGTTTCATCCGGTGATGCTTGCCGAACGGCTGCCGATCGAGGAGACCGCGCGCGTCGTCGAGCAACTGGCGGAGACCCGTATCCCCGTGGGGGCGATCTATGTCAACCGGCTATGGCCGGCCGAGCCCGCGAGTGCGTTCATCACCGAGCGCGTAGCCCAGCAGGATGCGTATCTCGACGAGATTCGGCGCCGCTTTGCCGATCATCGTCTGATCGAGGTCGCCCAGAGCGCCCGCGACGTGGTGGGCCGCGATCAGCTCGAAGCGCTGGCGGCCTGGCTGCCGGATAGCGCCTGACGATGCGCCGGGACTGCGCCAATAGGACAGGTTACCCCGGCCGCCGATCGTGCCATGATTGAACGAAGTGGCGCGGGACCGCGATGGCGTGGAGACCATGGACCATATTGCAAGCAGGGTCATCGAACGACACGGGCTCGGCGGAACCTGGTGGTACGACCTGGAGACCCGCCAGTTATGGTGGTCTGAAGGGATCTACCGGATCCACGATATCGAGCCCGAGGCCTATACGCCGAGCCCGGAAACGGTGGGGCAGTTCTACGAGCCCGAATCCCGTGCTCGTGTTCGCGAGGCGATCGACCGGGCGGTCCACGAACACATCGGCTGGAGCCTCACGCTGTTGCTACGTCGGCGCAACGGCGAGTTGCGCTATGTACACTCCGTAGCCGGCGTCGAGGTGCGCAGCGGCAAGGCGCCGCTGTTGGCCGGTGCATTCTTTGACATTCATGCGCCAACCGTCGAGCGTATCGAACGCGAAACCCGGCGGCATCGTCAGTCGGAGCAGCAGAGCCGCCGATGGCGCATTGCCGGCGAGAACGCCGGGCTGGCACTGATCGATTTCGACAGCCAGATCTACCGCGTCTCGGGGGCATTCGCACGTCATATCGGACTCAGCGATGGCGGAGAGGTCGAGATTGACGCCGAACAATGGCTGGCCTTCGTCCACCCCGAGGACCGTCTGGTTCGCCACCGTCGCCTGCTCGCCCATCTCGCCGGCGAGAGCGCGTTCTACGTCTGCGAATATCGGCTGCGGCTGGGCGGCGACCAGGACCTGTGGGTGCGAGAGGCCGGCCGTCGCGCCGCCGAAGACGAGGATGTCGGCGGCGACCGCATGATCGGCACATTGTCCGACATCACCGACCGCAAGCTGGCCGAGCGCGCGGTGTTCGACGCCAAGGAACTGGCCGAGGTGACTTTCGAGGCGATCGGCGAAGGCCTGATACGGGTCGACCGCGAGGGCCGTATCAGCGAAATCAATTCGGCCGGCTGCGCGCTGCTGGCGCGTGATGCGGCAAGCACCATCGGCCAGCGCTTCGTCGACGTCGTGCAACTCTACGAGGCAGCCCGGGACCGGCTGCTGCCGGATCCGGTGGCCGAAGTGATCGAACACGGCGAGCGCGTGCGCGTGCCGATCTTCAGCCGGCTCCGACGGGCGGACGGCGCATTTCTGGCGATCGTCGACTCGGTTTCGCCGATCCACGACGAAGCCGGCGCCGTTCGGGGCGTGGTGTTCGTGTTCCAGGACATCAGCGAGGCCCGGCGCATGACCGAAGAGCTCGTGCATCAGGCCAGCCATGATCCGCTGACCGGCCTGCTCAACCGACGTGGCTTCGAAGAGGCGCTCGAACGCGCCTGGCACCAGGTCAACGCCGGTCAGCGCAAGGCCTGCGTGATGTATCTGGACCTGGATCATTTCAAGACCATCAACGATCGCTTCGGCCACGCGATCGGCGACGCGCTGCTGCGCGAAGTCGCCGAGGCCTTTCGCCAGATCCTGCGCAGCTCCGACGTACTGGCGCGTCTGGGCGGTGACGAGTTCGCCGCGATCGTCGAGTCGGCCGCGCCGGAAGATGTCGATACCATCGCTCGCAAGCTCATAAAAGCTGCGCGCAAGATCCACGTAAAAGCCTGTCGACGCACGTTGCCGCTCGGTGTGAGCCTTGGCGTCGCGGTGATCGAGCCGGGCCTGATCTCCGGCGAGGCGGCCCTCAACAAGGCCGATATCGCGCTATATCGGGCCAAGACGGCCGGCCGCGGCCGTTACCAGTTCCACGACGACTCTGCGGTCGATTCGCCCTGGGCGGACAATCAACTCGACGGACGCATGCGCAAGTAAATCCGTACGTGCTGCGGTATCGGTCAACCCGCGCATCCGCGCTGGCGATATGCACGGCCTCGGGCCGGCATCGCAGCAGGCGCATCGCGACAGGTGTCAGCGGGGTGGCCGCCAGACGGATCGCGCGATAGGCCGGACAGGCCACGCTGGCAAACAAGCCCGGGATGAATCACGAGTACATCTTGGCCGGCCCGCTCGAGTCGGCAACCCGCGCGGTGACCACGCCGTTCATCCGCGTCGCCAGGCATCGGACTGCAAGGCGATTCACCTGCCTCGGACTTTCATCGGACCGGCGAGCCGTCGATGACAGCGCGTCTGTAGGGCAGCAATTACCGGGCGATGACCGTCGCAAGACGATTCGATGACGTCTGGCATGAGCACAGTCGTCGCCGGTGACCTTCGATGCAGACGCCAGCGCGGTTCTACGGGGCCGGTGCTCGACAAATGGCTGTCAGGCCCGTATTGACGCAGGCTCGGCCATCCCGCAGGATCCCGGGCCGGCGGACCGGCCCGGCAGCCTTTGGCAGGGCGTGAATCAATCGTCGCGTGGCGTGATCACGACCTTGCCGGAGACCTTGCGCGAGGTCAGTGAGGCAATGGCTTCGCCGCCCCGTGACAGCGGGTAGGTGGCAGCGATATGCGGGCGAAGACGGCCTTCATTGAGCAGCTTGAACAGCGCGGCGAGATCGGCGGCGTTGTTCTCGGGCTCTTTCTTGACGAACGCGCCCCAGAACACGCCCACGATCGAGCAGCCCTTGAGCAGGGCCAGGTTGAGCGGCGGTTTGGGAATGTCGCCAGCGGCAAAGCCGACCACCAGCAGACGACCGCGCCAGGCCGTGCCGCGCAGAGCGGCTTCGGTATACGGTCCGCCGACCGGATCATAGACCACATCGACGCCGCGCCCGCCGGTTCGTTCCTTGATGGCGGTCTTCAGGTCCTCGTTGGCATAGTTGATCGTCTCGTCCGCGCCGTGTTCGACACAGACAGCCAGCTTTTCGTCGCTGGAGGCCGCGGCGATCACGTGGGCGCCCATTGCCTTGCCCAGTTCCACGGCGGCCAGACCCACGCCGCCCGAGGCGCCCAGCACGAGCAATGTTTCGCCTTCGGCCAGCGCGGCCCGGTCGGCCAGGGCGTGATACGTCGTGCCGTAGGTCATGACGAACGCCGAGGCGGTGACATAGTCCGCACCCTTGGGCATCGGAATGACGCGGTCGGCGTTGGTGGCGACCTGTTCGGCAAACGCGCCGTAGGTCGTGAACGCGATGACGTCGTCGCCGACCTTCACATGGCGAACGTTGTCGCCGATCGCGGCGACCACGCCGGCGAGTTCGCCGCCGGGCGCGAACGGCAGCTCCGGCTTGGTCTGATACTTGTCCTCGATGATCAGGCTGTCCGGGAAGTTCACAGCGGCTGCATGGACATCGATGAGTACCTGATCCGGGCCGATCTCGGGCGTCGGCATCTCTTCGACGACCAGCGTCTCGGGCGGACCGAACTGCTTGCACAGCAATGCTTTCATGCAAATTTCCTCGTGGTGGGTGGCGTCCGGCCGTGGCGGGTTCGGCCTGACTGGACGCTCGTGCTCGAACGATCGTTCGCCGTAGTGTGCCCGACGCGCGCGCCCGATGCGACGCGCGTACGCATCGCTTTCGCGGCCGCTGGCTTGTATGTTCTAGAACGTCATCAATCGCTGACAAGGTATGCCCGGATGTATGGATCGGTCTTCCGTGATGAATTGTTCGCCGGCCAGACGATCCTGGTGACCGGTGGCGGCTCGGGCATCGGCCGCTGCACCGCACATGAGTTGGCTCGCCTGGGGGCGATGGTCATCGTCGCCGGGCGCCGGGCCGAACGTCTGGATGCCACGGCCGCCGAAATCGTTGCCGACGGCGGCCGGGCGGCCACCGCGGTTTTCGATATACGTGACGAGGACGCGGTGGCGGGCTCGATTGCCGAGCTGCTGGCGGCCCACGGCCCCATCTGCGGGCTGGTCAACAACGCCGGGGGCCAGTATCCGGCGCCCCTGGCCGAGATCGGCCGGAAAGGCTGGGATGCGGTGGTGGCCAGCAATCTGACCGGCGGTTTTCTGGTCGCGCGCGAGCTGTACAACCAGTGCATGGCCGCGGATGGCGGGGCGATCGTCAACATGCTCGCCGACATGTGGAACGGCATGCCCGGGATGGGTCACAGCGGCGCTGCGCGCGCCGGCATGCTCAATTTCACCGAATCCGCCGCGGTGGAATGGGCGGCCTCCGGCGTGCGAGTGAATGCGGTCGCACCCGGCTACATCGCGTCCTCGGGCATGGATCATTACGATCCGGCCTTTGCCCGGGCGATGATGCCCCGTTGTGCGGCCGCCACGCCGCTCAAGCGAATGGGTGAAGAGGCCGAGGTAGCCGCGGCCATCGTGTTCCTGCTGTGCCCGGCGGCGGCCTACATCACGGGCGGCTGTATCAAGATCGACGGCGGTTCGAGTCTGGCATCGGGCCTGTTCGGGCTGGCTGATCACGATCGCAGTACACCGTTTCGAGGCTTCCACCGCGCCGCGCCGCCCAGGGCCGCCCAGGGGCTGGACAGGAACGACTAAGCAGAAGGCTCTACGCGAGCGCGCCGCTTGCCCGAGCCCGGGCAGGACAGACGGTGCCCGCAGACCGCAGACCGCAGACCGCAGACCGCAGACCGCAGACCGCAGATGAGGCACAGACCGGGTCAGCAGCCGGGCACCGTCGGTGGCGCATAGCGGGCGAGCACGGTTTTCGCTGCTTCCTCGCAGGTGCGCGCGATCTTGGCATCGGACGGCCGGCGTGCATCGTTAAGCATGCGCGGCCAGAACACGACGGCCGAGATCATGCCCAGAAACTGTTCCGCGGCCAGCCCGGGATCGACCACGCTCAGCGAGCCGAGCGTGTCTTCGCGGGCGAAATATTCGCGTACTGCGGCCAGAAACGGCCCATGTCCGCGCTCTTCCAGCGCGTGGCCCATCTCCGGCGCCCGCAATGCTTCGGCGATCAGCGCTCGCACCAGCGGATGGAAATAGGGGGTGAGGATCCGCCGGGCGTACTGGTGCGCGATCGCCGGCAGCGTCTGAGCGGGCCGGCCGCCGGGCCAGTCCGTGGAGGCGTCGGGCGACTCGCCCAGAAACGGTCGCTCGATGATCTGGGCGAACAGCTCGTCCTTGGACGGGAAATGTCGATACAGCGTTGCGGTCGATACATCGGCGGCGCGAGCGATGCGTGCCAGGCTGGTACCGGCAAAGCCACGGGCGAGAAAGCATTCGAGCGCGGCGTCGAGGATCGCGTTGCGCTTGGCCGTGGATATCTGACGCTGATAGGCAGCGGCCGGACTGGCGCGGTTCATGGCAGTGACTGTGAACGGGTCATCGCTGCAGTCTAGTACGGATCAGCTGTATCCTAAACTGAGTCACTCGACTTGACTTAGAATGTCCGGCGTTTCAATCTGAGAAGGGGCGCTCGGGCCGGTTGGCGGCACGGGTCCTTAAACGGCTATCGGGAGGTGAGCCATCGCAGCTTCGGCCATACGTATCGGTTGTGCCTCGGCATTCTGGGGCGACAGCAATGCCGCCGCAGCGCAGCTGATCGCCAAGGGCGGGCTCGATTATCTGGTGTTCGACTATCTGTCGGAGATCACCTTGTCGATCCTGGCGGCCAAGCGCCAGCGC from the Salinisphaera sp. T31B1 genome contains:
- a CDS encoding ATP-binding cassette domain-containing protein, which translates into the protein MLIQLRNLKLAYGTHPLLDGAELAIDRGERVALVGRNGTGKSTLMRILASEIEPDEVLREQKPDVRVARLEQEVPAGTAGAVFDVVAGGLGDVGAALARFHELAARLSAGEDVMDAFSKAQAAVEAADGWTLAPQVESTLSRLNLDADWRFEDLSGGQKRRVLLARALVQDPDLLLLDEPTNHLDIAAIAQLEEMLMAWPGALLFITHDRAFLRNLATRIIDLDRGVLTSWPGNYERFIEGKEKMLADEEKTNALFDKRLAQEEVWIRQGIKARRTRNEGRVRALKAMRAERAQRRERSGTANIVTQDASRSGKHVLVAENLAYRWGDKPIVNNLSTIIQRGDKVGIIGPNGCGKSTLIRLLLGQIAPDAGHIKLGTNLDIAHFDQHRAALDDSISVLDNVAQGRLSITINGQDRHVMSYLGDFLFSPKRARSPTHVLSGGERNRLLLAKLFTRPANLLIMDEPTNDLDVETLELLEERLMNYDGTLLLVSHDRAFLDNVVTSSLVFEGNGDVNEYVGGYSDWLRQRPRDAAPATSMSKPKTTSKPGPAAPKPKAQPVNPLTSAERKELRALPDMIEKLETRIGGLEAEFAKAGFYDRPADEIKRKTEELGKAQREVEDALARWEALEARQG
- the rmuC gene encoding DNA recombination protein RmuC; amino-acid sequence: MTDPTTWFAALSPSSRLLLSGVAAGLAGLGLGALIVGLWARSTRTGLFERLFAARQAHESAVAEARELQTALADARADKARLETRLESERRHAEGRLADLREAREALTHQFKTLSQEILEEKSQRFTEHSRASLEPLLTPLREHIGRFEKQVREAYDAENRQRSALAEQVRQLEASNRAIAEDATQLTHALKGESKTQGNWGEMILETVLERSGLVQGVQYVTQFAATDDSGRRQLPDAVVHLPGERDLVIDAKVSLTDYLRVHEAGDPAGRQAALTAHIASVRRHLKQLSAKRYQGIESIRSLDYVFMFVPSEAAYVEAMRADADLQREALALNIALVSPATLMPMLRTVENLWRLDRQEKNAEKIAERAGLLHDKFVGFLADLDKVSRGLDTVTRSFGEARGKLVDGRGNLVRQAEMLREMGANTAKTMPDDWHERAALGEERSMAPGQPAGPREPGAESSRRPSSAPPYSESRS
- the moeB gene encoding molybdopterin-synthase adenylyltransferase MoeB; the encoded protein is MSISVTQRLAALRESIPPVSVAEAARRVEAGAWLIDIREADEIAQGTPTAARALGRGFLEMRLESEGVAADDTLLLLCASGSRSLLAAEQLRGLGYTDVHSVDGGFDAWKDAGLAFVTPTLLDGADRARYARQLTLPEVGEAGQTKLRDARVLIVGAGGLGSPAALYLAAAGVGHLAIVDHDVVDRSNLHRQILHRDASVGQPKVRSALATLTALNPSIEVEPIQARVGSDNAAELVAGHDLVVDGSDNFAARYAINDACVAARIALVYGAVERFAGQVGVFPAGGRPCYRCLFASAPPAGSAPTCAEAGVLGVVPGLVGTLQALEAIKQIIGMPQTLSARVLTLDVRSQRWRSLEVPADPCCASCGERA
- a CDS encoding carbon starvation protein A, which codes for MPAFFLIVIALVAFYLGYKFYSRYLAEKVYALDPNFVTPAHELRDGVDFVPTHKHVLLGHHFTSVAGAAPIVGPAIAVYWGWLPALTWVVLGTIFAAGVHDFGSIVVSARNRGQNIGTLSGKVISARASTLFLLIIFFLLTLVNAVFGVVMAILFMKNPGAVIPALIVIPIAIFIGQWAYRLGRSIIIPSIVGLLILYVAIPVGQAYPIYVDGLAEAVGLSVRTTWIILIFAYTWIASRLPVWVLLQPRDYINGQQLLVALVVIFAGVLVGWDKITAPAVNDVAAGSPHWFPYLFITVACGAISGFHSMVASGTTSKQLGNETEARFVGYGGALGEGALALAAILACTAGLGAAGDWNTAYADFGAASGGALGHFVDGTGHFLSNLGIPATLGATFAAVVVITFAGTTMDTGVRLQRYILEEISELAGIKALAGRVNVLTTLAVLVPLGLALVPGGDGKGFAFGRLWTLFGTTNQLTAGLALSVIGVWVLARNRNPLAALIPLVFLLVMTTWALILNLFDFFAKGDYLLLVMDAAIFILAAWLAVEAFTAFNRERHNASQAQPAER
- a CDS encoding cory-CC-star protein; this translates as MSRDKSVWQRINDYHDELFMAPWRAGIARQARAEEDALVALLFLEALGIPGPADYYALELYPDLIEAFHRWHQRMGMDTFPEAGVCC